A stretch of DNA from Granulicella pectinivorans:
GCCATGTACGGCAACATCTGCCGCTGCGGCGCCTACCCCAACATCGTCGCTGCCGTGCAACAGGTCCGCCGGCAGGCCTAACGAAAAAGCTTCACCACAAGAAGCCTTGCCCCTTTGCGTTTGATCAGGAGCCACCATGGAATCCTTCAGCTTCACCCGAGCCGCCACCATCCCGCAGGCCATCGCCTCGACCGCCGGCCCCGGAAGTCCAGCCCGCTTTGTCGCCGGCGGGACCAACCTCATCGACATGATGAAGCTCAACGTCGAGCGCCCCGCCACCATCGTGGACATCAACGGCCTCGCCCTCGACAAGGTCACCCCCACGCCCGAGGGCGGCCTCCTCATCGGAGCCCTGGCCCGCAACGCCGACGTCGCCAATCACCCCGCGGTCAAGGCACAGTACGCGGTCCTGTCCGAGGCCTTGCTCTCCGGAGCATCACCCCAGCTCCGCAACATGGCTACCACCGCCGGCAACCTCCTCCAGCGCACCCGCTGCGTCTACTTCCGGGACACCGCGCACGCCTGCAACAAGCGTGAGCCTGGCACCGGCTGCTCCGCGCTCGAAGGCCACAATCGCATGCTCGCCATCCTCGGCACCAGCAAGGACTGCATCGCGACCAACCCCTCGGACCAAAACGTCGCCCTCACCGCCCTCGAAGCCACCATCCAGATCCAGGGCACGAAGGGCGTCCGCTCCATCCCAATCCACGACTTCTACAAGCTTCCCGGCACCACCCCGCACATCGAGACGGCTCTCGAGCCCGGCGATCTCATCACCGGCGTCCTCCTGCCCAAACCAGCCGCCGGAGCGAAGTCCCACTACCTGAAACTCCGCGACCGCGCTGCCTACGAGTTCGCCCTCTCGTCGGCAGCCGTCGTCCTCACCGTCGCCTCCGGCAGGATCACACACGCCCGCGTAGCGCTCGGCGGAGTCGGCACAAAACCCTGGCGCTCGCTCGAGGCCGAAAAAGCACTCACCGGCCACACCCCCGACACCGCGCTCTTCCGCCGCGCCGCCGAAGCCGCCCTCCACGGTGCGAAGCCGCAGACCGAAAATGGCTTCAAGGTCGAACTCGCCAAGCGCTGCCTCACCCGCGCCCTCGCCAACACCGTCACCGCCTAAGCGTCAGGAGTCCCTATGTTTACCGATAACCTCGAGTTCATCCAGACCGGCGTCACCGAAGCCCCCGCAGGCGATCCCGCGCCGCTCTCCTCCATCATCGGCTCCGCCATCGACCGCGTCGACGGCCCGCTCAAGACCACCGGCACCGCCCGCTACGCCGCCGACTACAACCTGCCCCACATGGCCTACGCCGTGCCCGTCTGCGCCACTATCGCCAACGGCAGCATCGCCTCGCTGGATACCTCCGTCGCCGAGAAGATGCCCGGTGTCCTGCTCATCCTGCACCACGGCAACATCGACCCCATCTTCCGCATGTCCGCCGGACGCGGTGGCCGTACCAGCGAGAGCCGCCCGCCCTTCGAAGACGAGACCGTCTCCTACTGGGGCCAGTACGTGGCGCTCGCCGTCGCCGAGACCTTCCAGCAGGCGCAGGCCGCAGCCGCAGCCGTCAAGGTCACCTACAAGTCGCAAGCGCCCAATGTCACCAAGCCGATGAACGACCCCGAACCACCCGCCGGAGCCAAAATCGAGAGCCATCGCGGCGACTCCGAAGCCGCCTTCGCCGCAGCGCCCATCAAGCTCGATGCCACCTACACCACCCCCGCCGAGACCCACAATCCCATGGAGATGCACGCCACCACAGCCGTCTGGAACGGGGATAAGGTGACTCTCTATGAGTCGTCGCAGGGCGTCGTCAACGCACTCACGGTCATGGCGCAGCACCTCGGCATCCCCAAGGAAAACATCACCATCATCGCCCGGTTCATCGGCTCCGGGTTCGGAGGCAAGCTCTTCCCCTGGCCGCACTCCGCCCTCTGCGCCGTCGCGGCCCGCCGGACCGATCGCCCGGTCAAGCTGATGGTCTCGCGCAAGATGATGTTCTCGAACGTCGGCCACCGTCCGCGCACGCAGCAGCGCATGCGCCTCGCCACCGACGCCCACGGCAAGCTCGTCTCCCTCCAGCAGGACTACCGCAACCACACCTCCTTCGGCGATACCATCAAGGAGAACTGCGGCGAAGCCACGCCGTTCCTCTACTCCGTCCCCAACCTCAAGGTCACCTCGTCGCAGGTCAGGCGCAACATCGGGACCCCAACCCCCATGCGCGGCCCCGGTGCCGTTCCCGGCCTCTTCGCCCTCGAGTCCGCCATGGACGAGCTCGCCATCCAGCTCAAGCAGGATCCCGTCGCCTTCCGCCTCGCCCACGACACCCTCATCGACGAAGAAAAGAACAAACCCTTCACCTCACGCCATCTCAAGGAGTGCCTCCAGATCGGCGCCGAAAAGTTTGGCTGGTCCAAACGCACCCCAGAAGTCGGCTCCATGAAGAAGGGTGACCTCATCCTCGGCTGGGGCGTTGCCTGCGCCTCTTGGGGAGCGGGCCGTGGCGGCAGCGAAGCCACCGTATCCCTCAAATCCGACGGCACCGCCCGCGTCGCCTCCGCCACGCAGGACATCGGCACCGGAACGTACACCATCGCCGCCCAGATCCTCTCCGACAAAACCGGCATCCCCGTCGATAAGATCGAGGTCGTCCTCGGCGACAGCTCGCTGCCTCCCGGCCCCATGTCCGGCGGCTCCACGGCCACCGCCTCTCTCATCCCCTCGATCGCCGATGCCGCCAACAACGCCATCAAGTCCATGCTGGCCAACGCCGGCAACGCCAAGGGCACTCCGTTCTTCGGCAAGCAGCCCGACGCCCTCGCCATGTCCAAAGGCCGCGTTCACCTCAAGGATGAGTCCCCCGAGGCCGGCATGGCCTTCGCCGACGTCCTCAAGGCCGCCCGGGTAGGCTCCGCCACCGGCGACGGCAAGACCGGCCCCGCCGCCAGCGAAAACAAGGATGCCGCCAACCACTCCTCGCACTCCTTCGGCGCACAGTTCGTCGAGGTCGAGTGGGACCCGGGCATCGCCCACCTCCGCGTCAGCCGCGTCGTCTCCGTCGTCGATGCCGGCCGCATCCTCAACCCCAAGACCGCCGGCAACCAGATGGCCGGAGCCATCATCATGGGCATCGGCATGGGCATGATGGAGGAGACCATCTACGACCCGCGCAACGGCCACGCCATCAACGACAACTTCGCCGACTACATCGTCCCGACCGCAGCCGACTCCCCCGATATCTCCGTCCACTTCACCAACATCCCCGACCCCTTCATCGGCGAGTACGGAGCCCGCGGCATCGGCGAAATCGGTCTCGCCGGCATCGCCCCCGCCATGACCGCCGCCGTCTATCACGCCACCGGAGTGCGCGTCCGCAACCTGCCCATCCGCATCGAAGACCTCCTCCAACAGGCATAGGCAGTTCACACGATGGGTGCGCCACCCTCGTCGCAGCTTCATCGCGACGAGGGTGGGTAGCGCTCGGACCACCCTATCCCTTTCACTCTCGAAAATATGTTTTCACCAGGAACAGATTCCAAACCTCTGGCAGATATGCGATCCTAACCAGCGATGCCCACCCCCGAAGAACTCCGCGCCCTGGTATCCGCCGCCACCGCCCCTCGCCCCCGCTCCCCCCGCCCCATCGTCATCCTTGGCTCCGGCGGCATCGTCCGCGATGCTCATCTCCCCGCCTACCGGAAGGCCGGACTCCCCGTAGCCGCCCTCGCCGATCGCACCGCCGGCGTAGCCGCCGCCCTGGCCGAAAAGTTCAATATCCACCACGCCTACGAATCCGTCGAAGAGGCCATCGCCAAAGCTCCACACGACGCCATCTTCGATATCGCCGTCCCCGCCCCGCAGCTTCTCAATGTCCTGCCTC
This window harbors:
- a CDS encoding FAD binding domain-containing protein; amino-acid sequence: MESFSFTRAATIPQAIASTAGPGSPARFVAGGTNLIDMMKLNVERPATIVDINGLALDKVTPTPEGGLLIGALARNADVANHPAVKAQYAVLSEALLSGASPQLRNMATTAGNLLQRTRCVYFRDTAHACNKREPGTGCSALEGHNRMLAILGTSKDCIATNPSDQNVALTALEATIQIQGTKGVRSIPIHDFYKLPGTTPHIETALEPGDLITGVLLPKPAAGAKSHYLKLRDRAAYEFALSSAAVVLTVASGRITHARVALGGVGTKPWRSLEAEKALTGHTPDTALFRRAAEAALHGAKPQTENGFKVELAKRCLTRALANTVTA
- a CDS encoding xanthine dehydrogenase family protein molybdopterin-binding subunit; translation: MFTDNLEFIQTGVTEAPAGDPAPLSSIIGSAIDRVDGPLKTTGTARYAADYNLPHMAYAVPVCATIANGSIASLDTSVAEKMPGVLLILHHGNIDPIFRMSAGRGGRTSESRPPFEDETVSYWGQYVALAVAETFQQAQAAAAAVKVTYKSQAPNVTKPMNDPEPPAGAKIESHRGDSEAAFAAAPIKLDATYTTPAETHNPMEMHATTAVWNGDKVTLYESSQGVVNALTVMAQHLGIPKENITIIARFIGSGFGGKLFPWPHSALCAVAARRTDRPVKLMVSRKMMFSNVGHRPRTQQRMRLATDAHGKLVSLQQDYRNHTSFGDTIKENCGEATPFLYSVPNLKVTSSQVRRNIGTPTPMRGPGAVPGLFALESAMDELAIQLKQDPVAFRLAHDTLIDEEKNKPFTSRHLKECLQIGAEKFGWSKRTPEVGSMKKGDLILGWGVACASWGAGRGGSEATVSLKSDGTARVASATQDIGTGTYTIAAQILSDKTGIPVDKIEVVLGDSSLPPGPMSGGSTATASLIPSIADAANNAIKSMLANAGNAKGTPFFGKQPDALAMSKGRVHLKDESPEAGMAFADVLKAARVGSATGDGKTGPAASENKDAANHSSHSFGAQFVEVEWDPGIAHLRVSRVVSVVDAGRILNPKTAGNQMAGAIIMGIGMGMMEETIYDPRNGHAINDNFADYIVPTAADSPDISVHFTNIPDPFIGEYGARGIGEIGLAGIAPAMTAAVYHATGVRVRNLPIRIEDLLQQA